In the Rickettsiales bacterium genome, TTAAGCAATTTTTATGCTCAGTTAGAATCCGTTGAACCATGGCTTAAAACAAAATCCTCTGCACCTTCTGGCACAGAAAGGTTGCAATCTGTCGAGAATAGAGAAAAGCTTGATGGGCTTTACGAATGTATCTTATGTGCTTGTTGTTCAACTTCCTGCCCTAGCTATTGGTGGAATGGCGATAAATATTTAGGCCCAGCAGTTTTATTGCAGGCTTACCGCTGGATTATCGACTCTCGCGATGAAGCAACTGATGAAAGGCTTGATGCCCTTGAAGATCCATTCAAATTATATCGTTGTCATACAATTATGAATTGCGCAAAAACCTGCCCTAAAGGCTTAAACCCAGCAAAAGCAATCGGTGAGATTAAAAAAATGATTGCAGAACGCAAAGCTGCTTAAATAAATTAATGAATTTCAGCCCAATTGTTTCCAATTTTTGCATCTACAATTAGTGGAATTGATAATTTCGCCACTTCTTGCATAGTAGATTTTATTATTTTCGCCTCTGATTCCGCTAATTCTTGAGGTGTTTCAAAAATTAATTCATCGTGAATTTGAAGCAAAGGCTTTGCTTGTAAATTTAGCTGGTTAATTTTTATCATAGCTAATTTAATTATATCAGCTGAACTGCCCTGCAAAGGCGCATTTATTGAAGCCCTCTCTTGAAAAGCCCTTATAGAGTGGTTTTTATCATTAATATTAGGAAGATAAATTCTTCGCCCAAAAATAGTTTGCACAAAGCCATTTTTACGAGCAAATTCAATAGTTTTATCCATATAAACCCGAATTTCAGGGTAACGAGCAAAATATCTATCTATAATATTTTTAGCTTCAACCCTTGAAATTTTG is a window encoding:
- a CDS encoding DNA polymerase, which encodes STTTGRLSSINPNLQNIPIKTEEGRRIRKAFIAEEGKVLIGADYSQIELMLLAEIANIPSLKKAFLDGKDIHQATASEVFGVDISAVTPELRRNAKAVNFGIIYGQSAFGLANQLKISRVEAKNIIDRYFARYPEIRVYMDKTIEFARKNGFVQTIFGRRIYLPNINDKNHSIRAFQERASINAPLQGSSADIIKLAMIKINQLNLQAKPLLQIHDELIFETPQELAESEAKIIKSTMQEVAKLSIPLIVDAKIGNNWAEIH